A region from the Kineothrix sp. IPX-CK genome encodes:
- a CDS encoding DUF362 domain-containing protein → MTTDISPEGLMAVYEAMGWTPEGKVAVKLSTGEPPASNYLKPELIKDLVQSVEGTIVECNTAYGGSRGETAMHMQVAKDHGFTDIAEVDIMDADGSISLPVNGGTHLEEDLVGAHFANYDSFLVLSHFKGHQMAGFGGAIKNISIGIGSKEGKCLIHTAGKSSISMWGGIQDDFLESMADAGKAVSDSLGNGKNIAYVNVMNRISIDCDCNGKPAEPDIHDIGILSSTDPVALDQACIDLVYTAEGREKLVNRIEQLNGLHTLESAEEIGLGSREYELVNIDD, encoded by the coding sequence ATGACGACCGATATCAGCCCGGAAGGTTTGATGGCTGTTTATGAAGCAATGGGCTGGACGCCGGAAGGGAAGGTTGCTGTGAAGCTTAGTACAGGTGAACCGCCCGCCAGCAACTATCTGAAACCGGAATTGATTAAAGACTTAGTGCAGTCTGTGGAAGGTACGATTGTGGAATGCAATACGGCGTATGGCGGTTCTCGCGGGGAAACCGCTATGCATATGCAGGTAGCCAAGGATCATGGATTCACGGATATTGCGGAGGTAGATATTATGGACGCTGACGGATCAATAAGCCTTCCGGTAAATGGAGGAACTCATCTGGAAGAAGATCTTGTAGGCGCCCACTTTGCAAATTATGATTCTTTTCTTGTGCTTTCTCATTTTAAGGGGCATCAGATGGCTGGCTTTGGAGGAGCAATTAAAAACATTTCCATAGGGATTGGTTCAAAAGAAGGAAAATGCCTGATACATACTGCAGGAAAGAGCAGTATAAGTATGTGGGGAGGAATTCAGGATGATTTTCTGGAATCAATGGCTGATGCCGGTAAGGCTGTTTCTGACAGTTTGGGGAATGGGAAGAATATTGCATATGTCAATGTTATGAACAGGATCAGTATAGACTGCGACTGCAATGGAAAACCGGCGGAACCGGATATTCACGATATCGGAATTCTTTCTTCAACTGATCCGGTGGCGCTTGATCAGGCATGTATCGATCTTGTATATACTGCGGAAGGAAGAGAAAAGCTCGTAAACAGAATTGAACAACTGAATGGGCTTCATACACTGGAAAGTGCGGAGGAAATCGGACTTGGCAGCCGTGAGTATGAATTGGTGAATATCGATGATTGA
- a CDS encoding sensor histidine kinase: MNKIRKRLPFRSRIAVRLWLLMMLLVALGIAFMWVVQIFLFERNYVDSTVAEVQSRLQPIIENIKTKDLADHAHLLSSLSKSANGKMILIDADGNPIALYSLGYRLQKENSWDFIYAFLYNLKHSEEYQQVLQGKTYHKIIRDGSEPLVLEIGIPVTYEGRQALIVLYHSMDELHTVLRINRSQLVILSITLSLAAAMLAALLSRHFVKPIHIIKSTVDELAKGELTATSELSLNDELGQLSDSVDELSQALQRVDVLRKEVIANVSHELRSPLALIRGYAEMVRDISWKNDEKRNEDLNLIIQEAGRMSEMVSDIMDYSQLQAGYIQLKKDWYNLYEIVESEAAHYEQNAAQYDITVRLESAQKDIPVYVDAMKICQVMRNLLNNAVNHTADGGIIFVVIETPGNGIRVSVINPGEPIPEEDRAIIWERYQCSQHHSGRKKGTGIGLSIVSTFLKAHDMCYGVDCKESLTTFWFEYPSQSN; encoded by the coding sequence CCTTCCGCTCCAGGATTGCAGTGCGCTTGTGGCTGCTCATGATGCTTTTGGTGGCACTTGGCATAGCATTTATGTGGGTTGTGCAGATATTCCTGTTTGAGCGGAATTATGTGGATTCCACTGTGGCTGAAGTACAAAGCCGTTTACAGCCTATTATTGAGAACATAAAAACAAAAGATCTCGCCGATCATGCTCATCTGCTCTCTTCTCTAAGTAAGTCCGCTAACGGAAAAATGATACTGATTGATGCTGACGGGAATCCGATTGCGCTTTACAGTTTAGGATATAGGCTGCAAAAGGAAAATTCATGGGATTTTATATATGCATTTCTATATAACTTAAAGCATAGTGAAGAATATCAGCAGGTTTTGCAGGGAAAAACGTACCATAAAATAATTCGGGACGGGTCTGAACCGTTAGTACTTGAAATCGGCATTCCTGTGACGTACGAAGGCAGGCAGGCTTTGATTGTTTTGTATCATTCAATGGATGAACTGCATACGGTGCTTCGTATTAACCGGAGCCAGCTTGTGATATTGAGCATAACACTGTCACTGGCGGCTGCTATGCTGGCAGCATTGTTGTCCCGCCATTTTGTGAAGCCAATTCACATTATAAAGAGTACGGTAGACGAACTTGCAAAGGGCGAATTAACCGCAACATCAGAGCTTTCCCTGAATGATGAGCTCGGGCAACTATCCGATTCGGTAGACGAGCTTAGTCAGGCTCTCCAACGAGTGGATGTTCTCCGCAAAGAGGTTATAGCCAATGTGTCCCATGAACTGCGCTCGCCGCTGGCGCTTATCAGGGGTTATGCCGAAATGGTGCGGGATATCAGCTGGAAAAATGATGAAAAGCGTAATGAGGACCTTAATCTTATTATACAGGAAGCTGGACGGATGAGCGAGATGGTCAGCGACATCATGGATTACTCCCAGCTACAGGCCGGATATATCCAACTAAAAAAGGATTGGTACAATCTGTATGAGATTGTTGAGTCAGAGGCAGCTCATTACGAACAAAATGCTGCTCAATATGATATCACGGTTCGGTTGGAGAGCGCGCAGAAGGATATTCCCGTCTATGTAGATGCTATGAAAATTTGCCAGGTAATGCGGAATTTGTTGAATAATGCCGTCAATCATACTGCGGATGGGGGAATAATCTTCGTAGTGATTGAGACACCGGGTAACGGGATACGGGTGTCTGTTATCAATCCGGGTGAACCTATTCCGGAGGAGGATCGGGCAATCATCTGGGAAAGATATCAATGCAGTCAGCATCATAGCGGACGTAAAAAGGGAACCGGTATCGGTCTTTCTATCGTCAGCACGTTTTTAAAGGCTCATGATATGTGCTATGGCGTAGACTGTAAAGAATCTCTAACTACTTTTTGGTTCGAGTATCCAAGTCAAAGTAATTAA
- a CDS encoding permease yields the protein MIDILHREFVYLWYYFSIQLNQIFEYWLLGMVIGSVVSVFGKERIHNLFHSLKDKRMGVLGIVPACLLGIASPLCMYGTIPIAASFSAKGMRDDWLAAFMMSSILLNPQLIIYSAALGTKALIVRISACFLCGIVAGLLVHVFCRETSFFNFSSIAEVKSRDTDPNILLRLLKNFGRNVKATWLYFLLGIVLSALFQRYVPTDAFVKLFGSNEGFGVLMAATIGVPLYMCGGGTIPLLQQWLYDGMSMGSAAAFMLTGPATKITNLGAVKIVLGIRQFIIYLLYVIIFAFITGLIINI from the coding sequence ATGATTGATATATTGCATAGAGAATTTGTTTATCTATGGTATTATTTTAGTATCCAATTGAATCAGATTTTTGAGTACTGGTTGCTGGGTATGGTCATTGGGTCGGTAGTGTCTGTGTTCGGCAAAGAACGGATACATAATTTGTTCCATAGTTTAAAGGATAAAAGGATGGGGGTATTGGGGATCGTACCGGCATGTTTACTCGGTATAGCATCACCGCTCTGTATGTATGGAACAATTCCGATTGCGGCATCCTTTTCGGCGAAGGGGATGAGAGATGACTGGCTGGCTGCTTTTATGATGTCCTCTATCTTACTCAATCCACAGCTGATTATTTATAGCGCTGCGCTGGGAACAAAGGCATTGATCGTAAGAATATCGGCTTGTTTTCTCTGTGGCATCGTAGCAGGGCTGCTGGTACACGTATTCTGCCGGGAAACCTCCTTTTTCAACTTTTCTTCCATTGCAGAAGTGAAAAGCCGTGATACAGATCCTAATATCCTGCTGCGCTTACTTAAAAATTTCGGACGGAATGTGAAAGCAACCTGGTTGTATTTTCTTTTAGGAATTGTACTATCTGCTTTGTTCCAAAGATATGTACCGACAGATGCTTTTGTTAAACTGTTTGGCAGCAACGAGGGATTTGGCGTGCTGATGGCAGCTACCATCGGCGTTCCGCTTTACATGTGCGGGGGCGGGACCATTCCTCTTTTACAGCAGTGGCTTTATGACGGTATGAGCATGGGATCCGCTGCAGCATTCATGCTTACCGGGCCGGCCACAAAAATCACCAATTTAGGCGCTGTTAAAATTGTATTAGGTATTCGCCAGTTCATAATATATTTGTTATATGTGATAATTTTTGCATTTATAACGGGGCTGATCATAAACATTTGA